GGAAGCCGGATCACGCCGATCGCGGCGATGACGATCAGCGTGGTGCCCGAAAGCACCAGCAGTGACAGGAGGAGGTCTTTCATGGTTCGTGATCACCGGGGTCCCCGTGCCGGTCCAGGGTCTTTTGCAGGTACGTGGTGAAGGCCACGGTGCCGAGGAATCCAAGCAGCGAAAAGATCAGGATGAGCTCCAGGTAGTGGGGAGTTCGCCACAGAATGGTCAGGAGGGCGGTCATCCCGACCACCGAAACAGTGACCAGATCAAATGCCACGATGCGGTCCAGCACGGTGGGCCCGCGGGCGAGACGCCAAAGGCCCAGAAGGACCGCCAATCCGAGGGCCGCCAGCCCGCCGTGGAGCATCAGGGGTATCATCGGGTGAATTCGAGCAGGGGACGCTTCAGTCCCCGGTGGATCGCCTCACACACGGTGCGGGGATCCCCGGCGTCAAACGCATGGATCACCAGGCTTTTCCAGTCGGGTGCAATCTCCACGGTGGTGGTGCCGGGGGTGAGCGAGATGCAGTGGGTCAGCATCAGGATCTCCGCCCGGGTCATGTCCCCGACGTCCACCCGGATGAAGTTCGGGTGCAGCTCGTCAAGTGAACGGAACAGGACCGCCTCGGCCAGGGTCACATTGGAGAGGATGAACTGTGCTCCGAAGCGGATCACAAAGCGGCCAAAGGCCAGGGTGCGGCGGATGTAGGCATCCCCGGGGAGGACCTTGCGGAAGAGGCAGAGCAGCGAGAATCCGAGCCCGTAGCCGACGAGGAAGGTGCCAAGCGTGGTCTGCGGGTTGAGGAACAGCCAGAGCAGCGCCAAGGCCAGGTTGAGGGTGGGGGCGATCATGGCGTCAGGGGCCGGCCCGATGCGGTTTGGACCGCACGGATGTATCCGGGCCGGTCGAGGGCGGTCTCGCTGGCCTGCCGGGCCAGGCGGAAGAGTCCCTCGACGCCCAGACCGAGGCTGAGGGACACAAGCGTCAGGCCACCGACCACCCAGGACATGGGGCGCCAACGAGCATCCCCGACGGCGACCGGAACGTGGTCGTCCTGCCGCCAGAACACGGCGATCCAGATCTTGAGCATGCTGAACAGGGTGAGCAACCCCGCCATGAGCGCGACGCCGGCAAGGAGCCACTGGTGCAGTCCGAATCCCGCCACCACGATCAAATATTTCCCCCAAAAGCCGCTCAAGGGTGGCAGGCCGGCGAGGGACAAGGCCTGGACAAGGAACAGCATCGCGAGTCCTGGAGCGGCATTCCAGAGGTTGCCGGTGCGGTCCAGGTCGTCACTCCTGTTGAGCACGGACACGACGCCGCCAACCAGGAACAGGGACGATTTCACCACGATGTGATGCACGAGGTAGAGGATTGCGGCGGCGATGGACAGCGGAGTGAACAATCCGATGGCCAGCACCATGAAGCCGACCTGGCTGAGGATGTGAAACGAAAGGATGCCTCTGAGGAAGTTGCGGGAAATCGCCCCGAGCACGCCCAGGACCATGGTCACGGCGGCGAGGACGGCGAGCACCCGGTGGACCTGGTCGAGTCCGGGGGGAAGGACGGTCGCCACCAGGCGGAGGATCACGAAGATCCCCACCTTGGTGAGCAATCCGGCGAACAATGCGGCCAGTGGGGTTGGCAGCACCGGGTAGCTCCCAGGGAGCCACAGGTAGAGCGGAAACAGGCCGGCCTTCAGGGCGAAGATTCCGAGAAGCAGCAACGCCAGCGCCACCAGCCGGGGATCCCCCTCCAGCGCCGTCGCCCGCGTGGCAATGTGCGCGAGGTTGAGCGTGCCGAACAGTGAGTAGGCGAGTCCGGCGGCGCACAGAAAGAGGGTGCTGCCGGTGAGGTTGACCGCGATGTAGGGAAAGGCCTGCTTGATGTCCCAGTTGTCGGCCTCCAGCGTCAGCAGCGCGTACGACGCAACCAGCATCACCTCGAAGGCGACGAACAAATTGAAGAGGTCGCCGGTGAGGAAGGCGAGGTTGATTCCGGTCAGGAGGAACTGCACCAGCGGCAGGCGCAGCGGGTGTTCCTCGGAGGCCGGGAGCTCGAAGTAGCCGTAGAGGAGGCAGGCCAGTGAGGTGAACGCCGCCAGGGAAACCATGAGCGCGGCGAGCAGATCCGCGGTTATGGCAATGCCATGGGGAGCCGCCCAACCGCCGGACATCATCACGAGCCAGCCCCCGTCGCGGAGATGCACCACCAGGGCCAGGGCCACCACCAGTTGCAGGAGCGCCGAGCCCGCGCCGACCCAGCGTCGGGTCCGTGACGGCCTGGCGACCACCAGCAACGCCAGACCGGTCAGGAGCGGCAGGAGGACGGGAAGGAGCACCAGGTTCATGACTCCTCGGGCGGCAAGGGTTCCGAAGTGGATGGGTCCGGAGGATACAGGTCCGCGGCGTTGGTGGTGCCGTGGTCGAGGAACAGCCGGTACAGCAGAACCACCAGGTAGGCCGTCACGCCGAACCCGATCACGATGGCGGTCAGGATCAGTGCCTGGGGCAGGGGATCCACCCTCGGACCGGGTCGCCCATCGAGAATCGGCGCCAGCCGGTTTCCCGGTTCGCCGGACGTGCACAGCACAAACAGGTTGGCGGCGTTCGACAGGATCAGGAAACCGAAGAGGATTCGCACAAAACTGCGTTGCAACAGCAGGTAGGTGCCGCAGGTGACGAGGACGCCGACCAGCAGGATCGTATCAAGGGCCATGGCGATCCTTCCTCTGGTCGGGCGTCCGGATTCCGTCCACCCCGGGAGGGGCGTCCTCCTCGATCGGCGTCTCCACCGGGGCGGCAAACCGCCGCCGTTCCCGCCAGCCAAGCGCCGGCTCTCCGAGGGTGGAGCGGGCCAGAACAATGATCATTTTGCACGTCACCCCGATCACGAGGAGGAAGACCCCCGTGTCGAAGAGCAGCGGGGTGCCGACTTCAATCGTTCCGAGCAGTGGCAGGGTGATTCCGGCATGGGCGTGACGCAGGAACTCACCACCCCGGAGGACCGGCGCCACCGCAGTGAATGCGGCCAGTGCCAGTCCCGCCACGGCGAGCGACACCGGTTCGACCCGCAGAATTCCGGGCAGGGCGTCCACGCCCAGTGCCAGCAGGAGCATCACCATGGAGATCGAGGTGGCCAAGCCGGCGATGAACCCGCCTCCTGGGAGGTGATGTCCCCGCAGCAGGAGGTAGATGGCGAACACGTTCACCAGGAAGAAGGTGATCCGGGCGACCGCGCGAAGGATGGGACTGTCGAGGCGGTTCATTGGGAATCGGAGGGGGTTTGGACACCGAAGCCGGGCGGGCCCTTTTCACCCGCCCGCCATTCCTCCGGCGTCCGCCGGTATCGGAGGAAGAGTCCGAGACAACCGAGGGTGGCGATGAGCAACACGGTGATTTCGAGCAGGGTGTCGAGGCCGCGAAAGTCCACCAGCAGGGTGTTGACCGCGTTATCCCCGTGGGCCAGGGGCTGGGAGGCTGCGAGAAATGCGGGGCCGATGGGATCGGGGTGCGGTTGTCCGGTAACCGCGGCCAGCAGCAGGGTCATGGTTCCCCCGGTCGCCAGCGCCACGAGCAGTTTGAGCACCCGGCTCAACCGGGTCGGATGGGAGTCCCGTACGCCCAGCTCGCATGCGCGGGGGAACCGCCCCAGGAGCAGGAGGACCAGCACCAAGGTCGCGGTCTCGATGAGGATTTGCGTGAGCGCAAGATCGGGGGCCCGGAACAGGACGTAGTAGAAGGTGGTCAGGAACCCGGCCAGGGAGAACGAGATGAGCTGGGTGGTCCATGCACGCAGGATCACGGCACCGAGCGACGCCAGGGCGATCAAACCGGCCACGAGCAGGCGCAGGGGATCCCAGGCCTGGAGGCCGCCGGATGCGGACCGGAGGGATTCGAGCGCCGGAGGAGTCACCCGGACCGCGGCATAGCCGCCCACCAGCACGACGAGGAAGCCCAGGACGATTCGGAGGAAGTCCGTCGGCCGGTCAGCCCCGCTGGCGCGGGTGACTTTCGAGGCCAGCACGCCGATCCCGTCCGAGACCCGATCGAAAGCCCGGTCGAACTCGAGCACCCGCGGCATTCCGATCCGGAGCCAGACGTCTCGCGGCATGGCGGCGTAGGCGCAGGCCCCGGCAGCCACGATCGCGGCACTGGCCAGCAATTCACGCGTGATCCCGTGCCAGAGCGAAAGTTCCACCACCCCGTCCTGATGCAATCCGGCGACGTCGAGCCAATGGAACGGGTGCTCCAGGAGGGATGGGAACGTGCCCAGCAGCACCGAGCCTCCCGCCATCAACAGGGGCGGGAGGAGCAGCCAACGCGGTGGCGCATGGTACTCCAGCGGAACGCCTCCAGCCGGCGGCGTGACAAACACGCCGAAGAAGATTCGCGCTGCGAACAGGACCTTGGCCACCGAGGTGACCGCGACGCACACGAGTGCGAAGGCGCCGAGTCCCCCATGGCCGGCGTTCGGCGCGGCAACCTCGAAGACCTCCTGCAGCATGGCCTCCTTGCTCAAGAAGCCTGTGGTCATGGGGAGTCCCGCCATGGAGGCGCATCCGATGAGCGCCGCCGCGCCCAACAGGCGGTCCTGACGCCACAGTCCGCCGAGCCTGCGGAGATCGCGCGTTCCCGTGGCGTGATCAATCGCGCCGACGACCATGAACAACCCGCCCTTGTAAAGCACATGGCTCAGCAGGTGAAGGTAGTCGAATTCCAGCATCCCCGGAATGGCGAGGCCGTACGAGGCCACCAGAAATCCGAGCGCACTCACGGTGGACCACGCCAGGATGGCCTTGAGGTCGGTCACCA
The DNA window shown above is from Verrucomicrobiia bacterium and carries:
- a CDS encoding Na(+)/H(+) antiporter subunit F (subunit F of antiporter complex involved in resistance to high concentrations of Na+, K+, Li+ and/or alkali), which codes for MIPLMLHGGLAALGLAVLLGLWRLARGPTVLDRIVAFDLVTVSVVGMTALLTILWRTPHYLELILIFSLLGFLGTVAFTTYLQKTLDRHGDPGDHEP
- a CDS encoding Na+/H+ antiporter subunit E, whose product is MIAPTLNLALALLWLFLNPQTTLGTFLVGYGLGFSLLCLFRKVLPGDAYIRRTLAFGRFVIRFGAQFILSNVTLAEAVLFRSLDELHPNFIRVDVGDMTRAEILMLTHCISLTPGTTTVEIAPDWKSLVIHAFDAGDPRTVCEAIHRGLKRPLLEFTR
- a CDS encoding NADH-quinone oxidoreductase subunit K — protein: MALDTILLVGVLVTCGTYLLLQRSFVRILFGFLILSNAANLFVLCTSGEPGNRLAPILDGRPGPRVDPLPQALILTAIVIGFGVTAYLVVLLYRLFLDHGTTNAADLYPPDPSTSEPLPPEES
- a CDS encoding MnhB domain-containing protein, encoding MNRLDSPILRAVARITFFLVNVFAIYLLLRGHHLPGGGFIAGLATSISMVMLLLALGVDALPGILRVEPVSLAVAGLALAAFTAVAPVLRGGEFLRHAHAGITLPLLGTIEVGTPLLFDTGVFLLVIGVTCKMIIVLARSTLGEPALGWRERRRFAAPVETPIEEDAPPGVDGIRTPDQRKDRHGP
- a CDS encoding DUF4040 domain-containing protein — its product is MVPTALLMLIALAAPLLAVPLLAWAGRHLDDRTAWLALPAPMASLLALGWLAFAAGPQPFLVLSWPWAPSIGLELSFLVDGLSLFFGLVVAAVGVLIVFYSRFYFLGHSEAPGRFYACLSLFMAAMLGTVFANNLLLLFLCWELTGVASFLLIGFQHQDPDSQRGARMALLVTGGTGLCLLAGIVLVQQATGSGSIAGLLAGPLPSDSPGLIRVALLLLLVGAFGKSAQFPLQFWLPNAMAAPTPVSAYLHSATLVKLGVYLCARMFPIFGANELWLPVVSGVGLVTMTLAALQALVVTDLKAILAWSTVSALGFLVASYGLAIPGMLEFDYLHLLSHVLYKGGLFMVVGAIDHATGTRDLRRLGGLWRQDRLLGAAALIGCASMAGLPMTTGFLSKEAMLQEVFEVAAPNAGHGGLGAFALVCVAVTSVAKVLFAARIFFGVFVTPPAGGVPLEYHAPPRWLLLPPLLMAGGSVLLGTFPSLLEHPFHWLDVAGLHQDGVVELSLWHGITRELLASAAIVAAGACAYAAMPRDVWLRIGMPRVLEFDRAFDRVSDGIGVLASKVTRASGADRPTDFLRIVLGFLVVLVGGYAAVRVTPPALESLRSASGGLQAWDPLRLLVAGLIALASLGAVILRAWTTQLISFSLAGFLTTFYYVLFRAPDLALTQILIETATLVLVLLLLGRFPRACELGVRDSHPTRLSRVLKLLVALATGGTMTLLLAAVTGQPHPDPIGPAFLAASQPLAHGDNAVNTLLVDFRGLDTLLEITVLLIATLGCLGLFLRYRRTPEEWRAGEKGPPGFGVQTPSDSQ